A window of Sagittula sp. P11 genomic DNA:
GCGGGCCAGGTCCTCGAGCCCGCTCATGTCGCGGGTGCGGAACGGCGGGCGGCCCCAGCCCCAGCCCTCCACCGCCGCGTCGAGGTCGTATGGGTCGGCGCCGAGGTCCACCAGCGCATCCGCCGCGCGGTGCATTGCCGCCGCGAGACGTCCCGCGATGCTGGCGCCCTGAGAGCGCACGTGCACCGCGACCTTGTTCATCCGTTCGGCCAGCGCGAGGCCCAGCGCCACCTCGGCGGGCGTGCCTTCCGGTCCCTGCACCACCTCAACCAGCCGTGTGGCAAAGACCGGCGGGGCAAATCGCAGGCCCAGCCGGTCGACCCGGCCCGACATCGCCACGGCACGCACCGTGCCTTCGGGCGCGGCCACGTCGCCCTGCCCGCGCGCCGCATGCAGGACGATATCCGTGCCGGGGATCATCTCGGCGCTTTCGCCCCAGTGCAGCAGGTCGAGGCGCGCGGCGGATTGCGAAGGGCTGAGCCCGCCGCCCTTCACCCCGGCCGAGAAGACGTCGCGCAGTTGCGCCACGCCCTCGGTCAGCTTCTCCGGCTCGCGCGCGCCCCAGTTCACGCCGATCCCGGCGTTCAGTGCCGAGACCGCGATCTGCATGGCCAGCGGCCCCGGCCCCAGCACGGCGATGCGGTTGACCTCGCCCGCGGGCGTGCCCTTCGGCAGGTTGAAGCGCCGCGCGAGGTGTTCGGCGGTAAAGGCGTGGCGCAGTGCACGGGCGGCGTCGGAGGCGAGACAGGCCGCGAAGGCGTCCTCCTCCATCGCCACGCCTGCGTCGAAAGGCAGAAGCGCCGAGGCCTCGATCAGGTCGATGACCCGGGCCGCGGCACTGTCGGGCGCAGCAGAGAGCGTGTCGCGCCGGGCCCTGATCGCCGTGGTGAAGGCCGCGTGGTCCGCCATGCCGTCGCGCAGGTCGCGGGTGCGGCGCGGCGGCGTTCCGTCATCGGCCAGCGCACGGGCAAGGTTGGCCGCGGTGCCCAGCAGGTTGTCGTCCACGAGGTCGTCGACAAGCTGCCGCCCCGGCCCGCGGTCCAGCGGCATGGTGCCCCCGGCCAGCGCCAGTTCCAGCGCCAGCTCCGCCCCTGCGAGGCGCGGCAGGCGCTGCGTCGCACCGGCAGAGGGCGTGAGGCCCATGCGCACCTCGGGCAGGCTGACACGGGTTCCGGCGCGGGCCACCCGGTAGTGCGCCGCCAGCGCCAGTTCGAAGCCGCCGCCGTAGACCGTGCCGTGCAGCGCCGCCACGACGGGCTTGGCGCAGGCCTCCACCCGGTTGCAGAGGTCACGCAGGAAGGGCTTTGCCATGCCGGTTTCGTATTCCGCCAGATCGGCGCCCGCGGGAAAGGTGTTGCCGGTGCCCGCCAGAACGATGCCGCGGATCGCCGGGTCCGCCTCTGCCCGGTCCAGTCCCGCCGCCAGCCCGACCCGGGCCGCCCGCGACAGCGCGTTGACCGGCGGGTTGTCGACACTGAGCAAGGCAATGCCGTCCTCGACCGAATAATGGATACCGTCTGCCATCTGCCCGTTTTCCCGCCCGGGCCCCAAACGCCCGGATCTGCCCGTTTATCGCGCATTTCGCGCTCTTTTGCGGGGATTAGACGCGATCAGGCGAATCAAGGCAACGTCCTTGTGCCCCGGACATGCCTCCCGGGCGCGCGGAAACACGGCAAGCGAGTCCTTTCGGACACGGCCCTCGGGCGTTCCGGAGGCGATACGAACGCGGTGCCGGGCCGGAAGCGCGGATCCCGCGTCCGGCCGCCCGGGTCAGATCGGCATGTTGTCGAACTGGTCTTCGAGGTCTTCGTCGCGATGCGCCTCGACGCGGTCGCGCGCCCAGACCGGCGCGCGGGCGCCCCTGCCCTCGAGCTGGCGGACCGCCTGCTCCAGATGGTCGAGCGCCTCCGCACGGGCGGTGCCCTCGGTGTTGTCGATCTCGTCGCGCAGAGCTTCGATCCTGGCCTTGAGTGCCTCGGTCATGGTCGTCCTCCTCTCCTCTCCCACCCGGATCACCGGGAAACGCCGCCTCACCCCGCGGCGCACGCGGCGCAGAGGGGTGTCTCCGGGACCGCATCAAGGCGGGCCGGGTCGATCTCTTCGCCGCATTTCACGCACAGGCCGTATTCGCCGCGGGACATCCGCCCGAGCGCGGCCTGGATTCGTGCAATCTCAGATTGACCGCTGGCGCCGAGTCGCTCAAGCACCTCTTCGCCCTCACGCTCGATCGCCTGGTCGTCCCAGTCCCTGGAGTGCTCCGTCTCGAGCGCGTCCTCGATCCCTTCGAGGCGCACGCCCAGTTCGCGCAAACGGTTGACAAGACGTGTTCTTTTATCGTGATGAGACATGGTCAAGGGCCTCCTCGCCCGCGATGGAAGACTGCCCCGCGCGGACCGTGCCCGCCTTGATACAAATCAACAGGCAGATGGGACTTGAAACACATTCGTTTTTACGTATATGTTCTTCCAGACGCCAGGGAAGTCCTCAGGAGATGTACCCATGAAACCCGAAGTGACCGCCTTTTTCGACGAGGCCACCAATACGATTTCCTATGTCGTTCGCGATCCGAACGGCAAAGCCTGCGCCGTGATCGACAGCGTGCTGGACTTCGACTATTCCTCCGGCCGCACCGACACCCGGTCCGCCGACGCGATCATCGCCTTCGTGAAAGAGAAGGGCTATGACTGCCAGTGGCTGCTGGAAAGCCACGTGCACGCCGACCACCTCTCTGCCGCGCCCTACATCCAGCAGCAGCTGGGCGGCAAGATCGGCATCGGCGACCGGATCACCGTGGTCCAGGACACCTTCGGCAAGGTGTTCAACGAAGGCACGGAGTTCCAGCGCGACGGCTCGCAGTTCGACAAGCTCTTCGTGGAGGGCGACAGCTTCCACATCGGCCAGTTGCGCGGCGACGTGCTGCACACGCCGGGCCACACGCCCGCCTGCCTGACCTATGTCATCGGCGACGCGGCGTTTGTCGGCGACACGCTGTTCATGCCGGACTTCGGCACCGCGCGCTGCGACTTCCCGGGCGGTTCGTCCGAGACGCTGTACGACTCGGTCCAGAAGATCCTCGCCCTGCCGGACGAGACCCGCATCTTCGTGGGCCACGACTACAAGGCGCCCGGCCGCGACGACTACGCGTGGGAGACCACGGTGGGCGAGCAGAAGGCGCTGAACGTCCACGTCGGCGGCGGCAAGTCGAAGGAGGACTTCGTGTCCATGCGCGACAGCCGCGACGCCACGCTGGCCATGCCGAAGCTGATCATCCCGTCGCTGCAGGTGAACATGCGCGCGGGCCAGATGCCCCCGGCCGACGAGAAGGGCGACGTCTTTCTCAAGGTGCCGGTCAACAAGCTCTGACCGGCTGAGCCACCGCCTTCCCCGTCCGTGCGCATGCGCCGGGCGGGGACGACAGACCACTTTGTATCACGCCCCGATGCGAACCGGGGCGCCCCCTACGCACGTCAAGGAAACGCACACATGCCCATCGACTGGATTTGGGGCCTGATCGGCGGATTGCTGATCGGCACCGGAGGCGCCGTCTACCTCCTTGGAAACGGCAAGATCATGGGAGCCAGCGGGATCATCGGCGGACTCGTCGATGGCTCGGGCCGCTCGACCGCCTGGGAACGCATCCTGTTCCTGGCCGGGGTCGCCGTGACCCCGATGCTGCTGATGCCGTTCTACCGCGAGGTGGACACGCACATCACCGACAATTTCCTCGTGCTGGCGATTGCCGGCCTGCTGGTCGGTGTCGGCACGCGGATCGCCAACGGCTGTACCTCCGGTCACGGGGTCTGCGGCATGTCCCGCCTGTCCATCCGCGGCTTCGTCGCCACGGCCTGCTACATCCTCGCCGGCGGTGTCGGCGTGATCGTCTTCCGCCACTTTCTTGGAGTGATCTGACATGCTCCGACACCTGATCGCCCTCATCGCAGGCAGCCTGTTCGGCGCGGGCCTGTTCATCTCCGGCATGACCGACACCGCGAAGGTGCAGGGTTGGCTGGACGTCTTCGGCGCATGGGACCCCACGCTCGCCTTCGTCATGGGCGGCGCGATGATCCCCATGGCGCTGGCCTGGATCGTGCGCAACCGCCGCACCACCGCCCTGACCGGCGCGCCGCTTCCGCCGCCGCCGTCGAAGGAGATCGACAGCAAGCTGATCCTCGGCTCCCTGCTGTTCGGGGTCGGCTGGGGCCTCGCCGGGCTTTGCCCGGGGCCGTCCATCGCGTCGCTGAGCTATGGCGGGGCGGGTCTGTACGTCTTTGTCGCGGCGATGCTGACCGGCATGGTCCTTGCGCCGGTGCTGCGGGCGCGGCTGGACAAGCCCGTTCCGGCGGAATAATGCTGCGTCATGACACCGCGCATTCTCACCGACAACTACCACGTGTCGCCGCAGATCTCCCCCGAGGATGCGGCGGCCATCCGCGACGCCGGCTACGTCATGGTGCTGGACAACCGGCCCGACGCAGAGGTGCCGCCGGAGTTTCAGACCGACGCCATGCGTGAGGCGATGGAAGCGGCGGGCCTCCGGTTCGAGGCCCTGCCCCTGACCCACCAGACCATGAACGCCGAGAACATCCTGGCGCAGGCCGATCTTGTGGCCAGCGCCAACGGTCCGGTCCTGGCCTACTGCGCCTCCGGCACCCGCTGCACGGTGATCTGGGCGCTCGCCAACGTCGAGAGCATGGGCACCGATGCCGTGCTGGAGACAGCGGCGCGGGCGGGCTACGACATCTCCGGCCTGCGCCCGACGCTGAACGCGCTGGCCGAAAAGTAGACACGACCTGCCGTCCGGGCGTTTCCGGGCGGCGGTTTCATTTGGTCGCCTGACGGCCCCGAGATCACTCGTTGAAGTCGATCTCCATCGGGGCGGTGGCGAAACCGCCGAAATCCTCCTCCTCCCCTTCTCCGCCTTCGGACATGACGCTTTCGAAGTCGAAGTCGTTGCCGTCGCCGAAATCCATCGGCGGGAGGTCGGGCAGATCCTCCGACATGCCGTCGCCCATCGCGGGAAAGTCGGGAAGATCCGAAGCTCCGTCCCCTGCCCCGGGCAGCGAGAGCTGGCCGCCCCCGAAATCGCCGCCGAAATCCGCGCCCGTGTCGGCGGCGGCGCCTGCCGGTGCGGCAAGTGCGGCGGGTCCCAGCACAGGCCATGTCAGCCGCACCGCGCGGGCACCGTTCAGCTGGCCCATGCGCCCCTTGGCCACCATGTGACCGCGCCCGGCAAGGATCTCCACCCGGTCGAGCGCGTCCTTCGACAGCTTCAGCACGTCACCTGGTTTCAGCGCCTGCGCGCGCGACAGGGGCAGCGTGATCCGCGAGAGGACCGCGTCCAGCCGGGCCGGGACGCGGTCGAGGATCGCGGCATGGGGGCCCGGCGCATCGGCCCCGTCCTGCGCGGAGCTCCGGGGGTTCGGCTTGCGTTCGGGCAGGATGAGGCTGAGGCTCCCCTTCCGGCGTCCGAGCGCAAGGTCGACCTGCGCCCGGAACGCACGGTAGCCCGCCGCGTCGAGCAGCAGGCCGGCGGAGCGGGCGTCCTCCAGCATGACGCCGAAGCGGAAGCCCTGAAGCATCTCGCCGATGGGGCTGTCGGTCAGCGCGCCCGCCATGCTGTGCAGCGTGCCGTCGATCAGCGGGGCGATCATGGCGGCGTCGGTCTGGGTCAGGATGCGGTCCTCGTCCACCGGCATCTGCGTGACCTGAAGGATGGTCTGCACCTCCACCACGCCGGTCAGCACCTGCCGGTCGACGGAGGCAAGGCCGATCGCCCCGTCCGGCCCGTCGAGCAGCACGAGCAGGTCCTTGGGGGACAGCCCTGCGATCACGCCGTCCTGGTCCAGCGATTCGACGGTGACCGACTGGGTGACGAGCGCGAGATCCCACATGACGTCGGCGGTGCGCGACAGGGCGCGCCTGAGCGCCTTTGCAGGCGACATGCCGCGTGCCTCGAACGCACGCTGTGCCGCTTGCGCCTTCTGGCCCAATACGTCGTCTCGTGCCCCGTCAGCCATATAAGGTTGCGTCCGTCATCAACTGCCTCCGCCCCTCCTTATCTGCGGATTTGGTTACCAACCGCTTTAACGAAGTGTTTTTTGGCAAGTGCAGAAAGAAATCGCCGCGGGTGCTGCGGCTATTGCGCGGCCATCTGGCGGGACATCGGCAGATCGACGCGGAAGGCCGCGCCGCTGTGGTCCTGCAGGTAAGTGATCTCGCCCCCGAGCCGCGCGACGATCTGGCGGCAGATCGCAAGGCCCAGCCCGGCGCCGCCGGCCTTCTGGTCGCTGACCCGGGCGAATTTTTCGAAGATCACGTCGCGCGCCTCGGGCGCCACGCCGGAGCCGTTGTCGATGAAATCGACGTGCAGCCGGTCGCCCGATCCGTGTACCCGGATGCGGAGTTCCGGGGCTTCGGCGTCGCAGTACTTTCGGGCATTTGCGACAAGGTTGATGAACACCTGGCTCAGCCGTTCGAGGTCGGTGTTCAGCCAGACCTGTTCGTCCGGTGCGTGCCGGATGACCTTCAGCCTTGCGCCGTCGTCGGCAAGGGCTGCGGCCACCGCACGGTCGATGACGTCCGACAGCCGCCCGCCGGTCACGTTCAGGCTGACCTGCCCGTTCTCCAGCACCGAGAGGTCGAGCAGGTCGTCCAGCAGGCGCGTCAGGCGGATCGCCTCCTCGTAGATGATCGAGGCATAACGGTTCTGATCGGCGCGGCTCAGGCCCTCGGCATCGCGCAGGATCTCGGAGAACGCGCGGATCGAGGTCATGGGCGTGCGAAGCTCGTGGCTGATCTGGCTGAGAAAGGCATCCTTCTGCACCGAAAGACGGGTCAGCTTGTCGTTGGCGGCGCGCAATTCGGCTGCGGTGCGCGACAGCTCGCGCGACTGGGTTTCGAGCCGGGCGGAATACTCCATCATCTGCGCGGTCTCGTCGGCCACGGCCATCAGGTCCTCGACCGAGACGGCCATGCCGCCGACGATCTGCCCCACCATGGCGTGCGCCGTCGCCGCCCCCACGGACCCGGACAGCGTGCGTTCGAGCCGTTGCAGGAACTCCGGCGTGGGCGCCGGGAGCTGGCCTTCGGACCCCTGCCGTTCGGCCTCGCGCCGGAAGAGGTCGCGGGCGTCCTGCGCGCCGAGTATGCGCTGCGCCATGATCATCAGGTCCTCGGTCTGCGCAGTGCCGTGCAGCCAGCTGCGGGCGCCGCCCTGCGCCTGCTGGATGTTGACAAACTGCGCACCCTGCAGCCGTTCGAGCGGCGAGGGAAAGGAGAAGACCGAGACCACGAAGAAGGCCACGGTGTTGAGCGTCAGCGACCAGAAGACCGCATGCAGCAGCGGGTCCATGCCGGTGATGCCGAAAAGCGCCTCGGGCCGCAGCCAGCCGATGCCAAGCGGCCCTTGTGCGAACCATGCCTCGGGGACGAGCGTCCCGGCGCCCAGCGACGGCAGGTAGAGGGTGTAGAGCCATGTGGCGAAGCCGAAGGTCAGCCCGGCCAGTGCGCCGCTGCGGGTCGCGCCCCGCCAGAAGATGCCGCCCAGCATGGCGGGCAGCACCTGCGCGACGCCGGTAAAGCTGACGAGGCCGATGGTCGCCAGCGCCGCGCCGCCGCCCGACAGCGCGTAGTAGAGGTAGCCCAGCAGCAGCACGCCGCCGATGGACAGGCGCCGGGACAGCAGGACAACGTTGCGCACGTCGCCCGAGACGGAGGCGGTGCCGCGCCGGAGCTCCAGCCAGATCGGCATGACGATGTGGTTCGACACCATGGTCGACAGGGCGATGGCCGCGACGATCACCATGGAGGTCGCCGAGGAGAAGCCGCCAAGAAAGGTCAGCAGCGCCAGCCCGTTCTGGCCCTGGCTCAGCGGCAGGGTCAGCACGAAGAGGTCGGGGTTGGCGCCCGCGGGCAGGTGCGTCATGCCGATCACCGCGATGGGCATGACGAAGAAGCTCATGAGCATCATGTAGAGCGGGAAGGCCCATGCGGCGGTGCGCAGCTGCGCGTCGTTGTCGTTTTCGACCACCAGCACCTGAAACATGCGCGGCAGGCAGAGGAAGGCCGCCGCCGACAGCAGCATCAGCCCGGCCCAGCGTCCGCCGTCGACCTCCCACTGTCCGAGGTCGGAGGCGTCGATGCGGGCGAGCGTCTCGGACACGCCGCCCGCCATGCCCCAGACCACGAAGCTGCCGACGGCGAGGAGCGCGGTCAGCTTGACCACCGCCTCGACCGCGATGGCCATGACGACGCCGTGGTGGCGTTCGTTCGAGTCGAGATTTCGGGTGCCGAAGATGACGGTGAAGACCGCGAGCCCCACGGCCACCCAGAAGGCGGTGGTGTCCGCCCGACCGTCGCTGCCGGCATCGAGCCGGGTGAAGACCTCCACCGAGAGGGTGACGGACTGAAGCTGCAGCGCGATGTAGGGGGTCGTGCCGACGACGGCGAGGATGGTGACGCCCACACCAAGCAGGTTGGACTTGCCGTAGCGCGAAGAGATCAGGTCGGCGATGGAGGTGATACGCTGCGAGCGGGCGATGCGCACCAGCTTGCGCAGGATCCACCACCAGCCGATCATCACGAGGCTGGGGCCGAGGTAGATCGTCAGGTACTCGAGCCCGGTGCGCGCCGCCGATCCGACCGCGCCGTAGAAGGTCCAGCCGGTGCAGTAGATCGAGAGCGACAGCGTGTAGACGACCGGAGAGCGCAGCCACGCCCCCCGCCCCCGCGCCGCCGACCGTTCGGCAAAGAAGGCCACGCTGAACAGCAGCGCCACGTAGGCCAGCGAGATGGCCGCGAGCGCGTTGAGCGTATTCACCGGCGCGCCTCCGGGCGGTCCGGGGCGCTGTTGCGCCTGATGGCGAGGATCAAAAGGCCGGTGGCCGCGGGCAGCGCCACCCACACCGAGAAGATGTAGATCAGCGCCTGCGAGGTGGGGACCGGCTCATCCGTGCCGCGCCACAGGAGCGGCAGCCACCACAGCACGAGGCCGAGGAAGGGCAGCCCGCAGGCGGCATCGACCATGCGGCGGCGGCGGAAGGTCTGGCGCTCGACGAACTGGGGCATCCGCCGGGGCATCGGCGCGGTGTAACGGTATTCGGGACTGTCGAGCGACGTCGGAGGCCATGTCTCGGACGCGGAGCGCTGCCGCCCCTCGGGCGGTCCCTCCTCCGGCCCGCGTCCGGTGGTCATGTCCCCGAGAGCGACCGCACCGCGTCGAGCACCTCGGCGTTCGAGAACGGCTTGGTCATGAACCGGCTGGCGCCCGCGCGTTCGGCCATCTCGCGGTCCTTGGTCTGGCCGCGGGCGGTGAGCATCAGGATCGGCAGCGACGCGAAGGCCGCGTCCTCGCGCAGTTCGCGCAGGATCTCGTATCCCGACCGGCCGGGCAACATCGCATCGAGTATCACCACGTCGGGCGCACGGTCGCGCACGGTCTGCACCGCCGTCTCGCCATTCGAGTGGGAAAACACCTGCCACCCCTCACGCGCCAGAATGAACTTGATCGCCTCGATGATGTTCGGTTCGTCTTCGATCAGAAGAACCTGTCCGTTCATGCCTCACCCCTTACCTTGCCGGCCCCAGGGACTGGGTCCTCCCCCCGCAAGTGAGACGATTGTATGACTTTTACAAACCGGGTGTCAAAACGCCTTTGCCCCGCAAGAAAGAAAATTGCGCAGAGAGCAGGTCAGCCATGCGTTCGTTTCAACGGGAGGAGAGGATCGACGGCTCCCTCCGGCCCGGGCAGGCGCTGCGCGAACAGATGCGGCAGGAGGCGCCGACCTCTTCCGGGGCGGCGTGGTCGCGGTCAGGCGGGGCGAGACGCACCATCATGTGCGACTCGTAAAGCGGATCGGCATTGACGGCGAGGCCCCCGGTCAGCGTGGCCTGCGCATCGGCCCAGATCACCGCGTTGGCGCGGCCCATCTGCACGAGCGGGGCGGTCAGCACGACATGCGGCCGGTTCAGTGCCTTGTAGAGCGGCCAGAGCGGACAGGCCGCCCCGAAGCGCGGCATCGGGAAATCGGGCAGCGGCTTGCGGTACGACAGCACGCCCGAGCCGTCGCAGATCGCCAGCCCCACGGGATCGGGCAGGATCTCCTCGGGCATGGCGGCGAGGCGGCGCATGATGCGGGCGGGTTCGGCATGAAGATCGCGCGCGAGGGCCACCGGGTCGGGGCCGTGGCGGTCGATCGCGGGGCGCAGCACGTCGATGGGCAGGGCGCGGGCGTCCTCTGCGTAGCGTTCGAGCCAGGGGCGCAGCAGCGCACGTGCCGTTCCGGACATGCGCTTGCCCAGCCGCGCGAGGGCGGCGGCGGTGTCGGCGTCGCTTTCGAGTTCGGGAACGTGATGCCCCGCGGCCTCCAGCGCGGTGTCCAGCTCCTCCTGCGGGGTGCCGGTCTCGGTCGCCTGCGCGTTGTCGGCCTCCAGATAGGTGACGAGGCCGCGCGAGGTTTCGGCAAGGCGGCCCGAGTCCTCGTAGATGTTGCGGTGAAAGCGGGCCTGCCATTCCTGGTCGATGTCGCCCGGTTCGGCGAGGATCGAGGCGGCGGAGCGGATCGCTGTCACGGTCGAGAGCATCTCGTGCAGGGAGGCGGCAAGCTGCGGGTCGTGGGTCATGCGGTCGGTCAGCACCTCGACGGAGCGTTCGAGCTGCTGCACCCGGGCTCGCGTCGCGACGAGCAGGTCGGCCCAGCCGGGAAAGCGTCCGGCGAATTCGTCGGTCCGGTCAAGCTCCGCACCGGCGTCGGGCAGGTCGGAGGCGGCCTCCCGCAGGCCGGCGATCAGCGCAGCCCCTGCCCCTTCGGTCAGATGCGTCGGTTCAACCGACAGCGCGTCGGCGATTTCGAGCAGCAACTTCCCGCCGATTCTTCGGCGATTGTGCTCGATCAGGTTGAGGTAGGAGGCAGAAATCCCGGCAATCTTTGCAAGCTCTGATTGTCTCATGCCCTGCGCGATCCGCTTTTCGCGAATCCGCGATCCTGTGAGCGTGTCCCTTGGCATGGCCGTTCCCTTGCGTAATCAAGCACTTTCTGCGCCGCGACATAAACGAGTTTACAGTATATCACGGTCCACTTTTCAATAATTGACAAAAAAAGCCTTAGGGAAAAGGGAGTTGTTGCGCGATTTTCCGCTGTCACCCCATAGTACCTTTGCACAATGGTGCGCGCCGCCGCGTTGAGGAGCGCAGGCGACGCATTTCAAAAAAATGGGAGGAATTAATGTCCAAAACCGATCTGACTCGCCGTGGCGTGCTCCGGTCCGGTGCCATCGGCGGCGCCGGTCTTGCGCTTCCGACGATCTTCACCGCGTCCTCGGCCTCCGCGTTCACCAACGAGCCGACCGGCGACACCGTCACCCTTGGTTTCAACGTTCCGCAGACCGGCCCCTATGCCGACGAGGGCGCGGACGAACTGCGCGCCTACGAACTGGCCGTCGAGCACCTGAACGGTGGCGGCGACGGCGGCATGATCAACACCTTCTCGTCCAAGGCGCTGGAAGGCACCGGCATCCTGGGCAAGAAGGTCGAATACGTGACCGGCGACACCCAGACGAAATCGGACGCCGCCCGCGCATCGGCCAAGTCGATGATCGAAAAGGACGGCGCCATCATGATCACCGGCGGTTCGTCGTCGGGCGTGGCGGTCGCGGTGCAGGGTCTCTGCCAAGAGGCGGGCGTCATCTTCATGGCGGGCCTGACCCACTCCAACGACACCACCGGCAAGGACAAGAAAGCCAACGGTTTCCGTCACTTCTTCAACGCCTACATGTCGGCCGCCGCGCTGGCGCCAGTGCTGAAGAATCTCTACGGCGAGGACCGCAAGGCCTACCACCTGACCGCCGACTACACCTGGGGCTGGACGCAGCAGGAATCGATCGCCGCGGCGACCGAGGCGATGGGCTGGGAAACCGTCGAGAACGTGCTGACGCCGCTGGCGGCCACCGACTTCTCCTCCTACATCGCGCCGGTCCTGAACTCGGGCGCCGACGTACTGGTGCTGAACCACTACGGCGGGAACATGGTCAACTCGCTGACCAACGCCGTGCAGTTCGGCCTGCGCAACAAGGAAGTGAACGGCAAGAACTTCGAGATCGTCGTGCCGCTCTTCTCGCGCCTGATGGCACGCGGTGCGGGCGAGAACATCAAGGGCATCGTCGGCTCCACCAACTGGCACTGGTCGCTGCAGGACGAGGGGTCGAAAGCCTTCGTGAAGTCCTTCGGCACCAAGTACGGCTTCCCGCCGTCGCAGGCCGCGCACACCTGTTACGTGCAGACGCTGCTTTATGCGGATGCCGTTCAGCGCGCCGGTTCGTTCAACCCCTGTGACGTCGCAGCCGCGCTGGAAGGCTTCGAGTTCGACGGCATGGGCAACGGCCCGACCCTCTACCGTGCCGACGACCACCAGTGCTTCAAGGACGTGCTGGTCGTGAAGGGCAAGGAGAACCCGACCTCCGAGTTCGACCTCCTGGAAGTGGTCGAAGTCACCCCGGCCGCACAGGTCACCTACCCGCCGGACCACCCGATGTTCGCCGGCGGCCAGCTGGGTTCGTGCAACCCGGGCGCGTAACGAGTGCGAAAGGGGGCGTGGCGACACGCCCCCGACAGCATCGCGGCCCCTTCCCGGCTGCACCGGCACTCTGACTTTGTCGCTTTCTCTTTTCGCCCTCTGACCGCGCGTCGGAGGCTTCTCCACACTCAATGCAAAGGTGGGGTCCATGGACGCAATCCTGCTTCAAATTCTAAACGGGCTCGACAAGGGCTCGGCCTATGCGCTTATCGCGCTCGGCCTGACGCTGATCTTCGGCACGCTCGGCGTGGTGAACTTCGCGCACGGTGCGCTGTTCATGATCGGCGCCTTCTGCGCCGTCACCATGCAGCGGCTGTTCGGCCTGTCGTTCGAGACGGTCGATCCCGGCAAGACCGACTTCCTCGGCAACCCTATGAAGGTCAAGACGCCCTACCTGGAGGCCTGGTTCGGCCCGGACGTGGGCGGCGCGCTGATCGACTGGTCGGTTCCGCTGGCGATCCTGCTGGCCATCCCGGTCATGCTGATCATCGGCTACGTGATGGAGCGCGGGCTGATCAAGCACTTCTACAAGCGTCCGCATGCCGACCAGATCCTCGTGACCTTCGGCCTGGCCATCGTGCTGCAGGAGCTGATCAAGCACTACTACGGCGCCAACCCGATCCAGACCCCCGCCCCCGAGGCGCTGGCCGGTGTCGCGCAGCTACTGCCCGGGGTGGTCTACCCGATCTGGCGGATCGTCTACTTCTGCTTCGCCGTTCTGATCATCGGCGGCGTCTTTGCCTTCCTGCA
This region includes:
- a CDS encoding sensor histidine kinase gives rise to the protein MNTLNALAAISLAYVALLFSVAFFAERSAARGRGAWLRSPVVYTLSLSIYCTGWTFYGAVGSAARTGLEYLTIYLGPSLVMIGWWWILRKLVRIARSQRITSIADLISSRYGKSNLLGVGVTILAVVGTTPYIALQLQSVTLSVEVFTRLDAGSDGRADTTAFWVAVGLAVFTVIFGTRNLDSNERHHGVVMAIAVEAVVKLTALLAVGSFVVWGMAGGVSETLARIDASDLGQWEVDGGRWAGLMLLSAAAFLCLPRMFQVLVVENDNDAQLRTAAWAFPLYMMLMSFFVMPIAVIGMTHLPAGANPDLFVLTLPLSQGQNGLALLTFLGGFSSATSMVIVAAIALSTMVSNHIVMPIWLELRRGTASVSGDVRNVVLLSRRLSIGGVLLLGYLYYALSGGGAALATIGLVSFTGVAQVLPAMLGGIFWRGATRSGALAGLTFGFATWLYTLYLPSLGAGTLVPEAWFAQGPLGIGWLRPEALFGITGMDPLLHAVFWSLTLNTVAFFVVSVFSFPSPLERLQGAQFVNIQQAQGGARSWLHGTAQTEDLMIMAQRILGAQDARDLFRREAERQGSEGQLPAPTPEFLQRLERTLSGSVGAATAHAMVGQIVGGMAVSVEDLMAVADETAQMMEYSARLETQSRELSRTAAELRAANDKLTRLSVQKDAFLSQISHELRTPMTSIRAFSEILRDAEGLSRADQNRYASIIYEEAIRLTRLLDDLLDLSVLENGQVSLNVTGGRLSDVIDRAVAAALADDGARLKVIRHAPDEQVWLNTDLERLSQVFINLVANARKYCDAEAPELRIRVHGSGDRLHVDFIDNGSGVAPEARDVIFEKFARVSDQKAGGAGLGLAICRQIVARLGGEITYLQDHSGAAFRVDLPMSRQMAAQ
- a CDS encoding response regulator transcription factor; protein product: MNGQVLLIEDEPNIIEAIKFILAREGWQVFSHSNGETAVQTVRDRAPDVVILDAMLPGRSGYEILRELREDAAFASLPILMLTARGQTKDREMAERAGASRFMTKPFSNAEVLDAVRSLSGT
- a CDS encoding helix-turn-helix domain-containing protein, with amino-acid sequence MPRDTLTGSRIREKRIAQGMRQSELAKIAGISASYLNLIEHNRRRIGGKLLLEIADALSVEPTHLTEGAGAALIAGLREAASDLPDAGAELDRTDEFAGRFPGWADLLVATRARVQQLERSVEVLTDRMTHDPQLAASLHEMLSTVTAIRSAASILAEPGDIDQEWQARFHRNIYEDSGRLAETSRGLVTYLEADNAQATETGTPQEELDTALEAAGHHVPELESDADTAAALARLGKRMSGTARALLRPWLERYAEDARALPIDVLRPAIDRHGPDPVALARDLHAEPARIMRRLAAMPEEILPDPVGLAICDGSGVLSYRKPLPDFPMPRFGAACPLWPLYKALNRPHVVLTAPLVQMGRANAVIWADAQATLTGGLAVNADPLYESHMMVRLAPPDRDHAAPEEVGASCRICSRSACPGRREPSILSSR
- a CDS encoding substrate-binding protein produces the protein MSKTDLTRRGVLRSGAIGGAGLALPTIFTASSASAFTNEPTGDTVTLGFNVPQTGPYADEGADELRAYELAVEHLNGGGDGGMINTFSSKALEGTGILGKKVEYVTGDTQTKSDAARASAKSMIEKDGAIMITGGSSSGVAVAVQGLCQEAGVIFMAGLTHSNDTTGKDKKANGFRHFFNAYMSAAALAPVLKNLYGEDRKAYHLTADYTWGWTQQESIAAATEAMGWETVENVLTPLAATDFSSYIAPVLNSGADVLVLNHYGGNMVNSLTNAVQFGLRNKEVNGKNFEIVVPLFSRLMARGAGENIKGIVGSTNWHWSLQDEGSKAFVKSFGTKYGFPPSQAAHTCYVQTLLYADAVQRAGSFNPCDVAAALEGFEFDGMGNGPTLYRADDHQCFKDVLVVKGKENPTSEFDLLEVVEVTPAAQVTYPPDHPMFAGGQLGSCNPGA
- a CDS encoding branched-chain amino acid ABC transporter permease, whose product is MDAILLQILNGLDKGSAYALIALGLTLIFGTLGVVNFAHGALFMIGAFCAVTMQRLFGLSFETVDPGKTDFLGNPMKVKTPYLEAWFGPDVGGALIDWSVPLAILLAIPVMLIIGYVMERGLIKHFYKRPHADQILVTFGLAIVLQELIKHYYGANPIQTPAPEALAGVAQLLPGVVYPIWRIVYFCFAVLIIGGVFAFLQFTTFGMVVRAGMADRETVGLLGIDIDKRFTLMFGMAAAVAGLAGVMYGPINAPNYHMGMDFLVLSFVVVVVGGMGSLPGAVAAGFLLGILESFASTTWATTTIPGINQIIIYLVAIIILLTRPRGLMGRKGVME